One Aneurinibacillus migulanus genomic region harbors:
- a CDS encoding LysE family translocator has product MSIVLIILPGPDTGLVTQNTIAQGRRGGVQTALGSISGVIIHTLVAVVGLSAIIVKSAFLFSIFKYVGAFYLIYLGIMSLWAIKKKGIAIEDNKSEKKNASLSAFRQGFLTNVLNPKVAVFFLTFLPQFLEPGSNTFLQFLIMGLTYAALTLIWFLMYVYLIHSINVWMKKPSVQRAIQGISGIVLLSFGIKLALERRP; this is encoded by the coding sequence ATGTCGATTGTGCTCATTATTTTACCTGGCCCAGATACGGGATTGGTTACACAAAATACAATTGCTCAAGGAAGAAGAGGCGGGGTTCAGACGGCGCTGGGGAGTATTTCAGGAGTTATCATTCATACCTTAGTTGCCGTAGTAGGGCTTTCCGCAATTATCGTTAAGTCGGCTTTTCTTTTTTCGATTTTTAAATATGTTGGAGCTTTCTACCTTATTTACTTAGGCATCATGTCATTATGGGCTATAAAGAAAAAAGGCATAGCCATAGAAGATAATAAAAGCGAAAAAAAGAACGCAAGCTTATCCGCTTTCCGCCAGGGCTTTCTTACGAATGTTCTTAATCCGAAGGTGGCTGTTTTCTTTCTTACTTTTCTGCCGCAATTTCTGGAGCCTGGGAGCAACACATTTTTACAATTCCTTATTATGGGGCTTACATATGCTGCACTTACTTTAATTTGGTTTTTAATGTATGTATATTTAATTCACTCTATTAACGTGTGGATGAAGAAGCCTTCTGTACAACGTGCTATTCAAGGTATATCTGGGATCGTCCTGTTAAGCTTTGGAATAAAGCTTGCCCTAGAGAGAAGACCATAA
- a CDS encoding PilZ domain-containing protein: MNNLEGQNRRQFFRLPLPRPLSSDVTIIQVKNNAIETGKAQVLIEDISPGGLRFVSSVKLPATPQVILEFETEILNNNLQLPGYIVRKTPRDKDTYEYGVKFTLENNVHTELIPLLQLLSIRLRRTPIVGGCRFATNEELEQLNRNSKSS, from the coding sequence GTGAACAACTTGGAAGGACAGAATCGTCGACAATTTTTCCGTTTGCCTCTTCCCCGCCCTCTTAGCTCCGATGTTACGATTATTCAAGTCAAAAATAATGCCATCGAGACCGGGAAAGCGCAGGTACTAATCGAAGACATCAGTCCTGGAGGCCTACGTTTCGTCTCTAGTGTGAAGCTACCAGCAACGCCTCAAGTCATCCTCGAGTTCGAAACGGAAATTCTAAACAACAATCTGCAGCTTCCTGGCTATATCGTCCGTAAAACTCCTAGGGATAAAGACACGTATGAATACGGAGTCAAATTCACGCTCGAAAACAATGTTCATACGGAATTAATTCCGCTGTTGCAGTTACTGTCCATTCGCTTGCGCCGTACCCCGATTGTGGGCGGCTGTCGGTTCGCTACAAACGAGGAACTAGAACAGTTGAATCGAAACAGTAAATCATCATAA
- a CDS encoding PucR family transcriptional regulator codes for MEPFEEFSDLMELADMITERVGNPITIEDMNHHVIAYSTHGDTTDPVRIQTIMNRKVPDEVLIRFWKDGIIQALMHSDEPVRIPAVKEVGLNNRIAVSIRRGHEVFGYIWVQEAVRPLDEKDFEVLKRAARLALPRLLHRKDRHTKQEEKRNQFFWQLLSRSANESVDIEKTALQLRLHLPPVMVVLVLEAHCSDAKWNNMQKELAYLLGNLGEFFPFRYLTLWTFDDRQLLVLAGLDEREREKAEEASRTFLHQLRKRLTRRFGSETMVAAYGEPVTSPSEIWLSYQQALEVMQIKKALPDEMKMIEGYQELGAYRLLPKLKQWNQQVKYRNSKLERLLTYDKENQGNLLETLEVFLDNTGKVNQTARQLHVHPNTLGYRLKRICEVGDIDLNNPHERIMLFLDIKLRKYNV; via the coding sequence ATGGAACCATTTGAAGAGTTTTCTGATTTAATGGAGCTGGCTGATATGATTACGGAGCGGGTTGGCAATCCAATTACGATCGAAGATATGAATCACCATGTAATCGCTTACAGCACTCATGGAGATACGACAGACCCTGTGCGCATTCAAACGATTATGAATCGTAAGGTGCCGGATGAGGTACTCATCCGTTTCTGGAAAGACGGAATTATCCAAGCACTTATGCATAGTGATGAACCGGTGCGCATTCCGGCAGTAAAAGAAGTAGGGCTTAACAACCGTATTGCAGTATCTATTCGCCGTGGCCATGAAGTATTCGGCTATATCTGGGTGCAGGAAGCAGTGCGTCCGCTTGATGAGAAAGATTTTGAAGTATTAAAGCGGGCGGCTCGCCTCGCGCTCCCCCGTCTGCTGCACCGTAAAGACCGTCATACAAAACAGGAGGAGAAGAGGAACCAATTTTTCTGGCAACTGTTGTCACGAAGTGCCAACGAATCGGTAGATATTGAGAAGACAGCGCTCCAGCTGCGCCTTCATCTGCCGCCTGTAATGGTTGTACTCGTTTTGGAAGCGCATTGTTCAGATGCAAAATGGAATAACATGCAGAAAGAGCTTGCTTATCTATTAGGCAATCTTGGCGAGTTTTTTCCATTCAGGTATCTTACGCTTTGGACTTTTGATGATCGTCAACTTCTCGTATTAGCCGGATTGGACGAGCGGGAGCGGGAGAAGGCAGAAGAGGCAAGCAGAACATTCCTTCATCAGCTTCGTAAACGGCTGACACGCCGATTTGGTAGCGAGACAATGGTGGCGGCTTACGGCGAGCCAGTTACTTCTCCCTCTGAAATTTGGCTTAGCTATCAGCAGGCACTGGAAGTTATGCAAATTAAAAAGGCGCTTCCAGACGAAATGAAGATGATCGAAGGATATCAGGAATTAGGAGCATACCGGCTGTTGCCAAAGCTCAAGCAATGGAACCAGCAGGTGAAGTATCGAAATTCCAAACTGGAGCGTTTATTGACGTATGATAAAGAAAATCAAGGAAACTTGCTTGAAACATTGGAAGTTTTTCTGGATAATACAGGAAAGGTTAACCAAACCGCCCGACAGTTGCATGTTCATCCTAACACGCTCGGATACCGTTTAAAGCGTATCTGTGAGGTTGGTGACATTGATCTGAACAATCCGCATGAGCGCATTATGCTCTTTTTAGACATTAAGCTGCGAAAATATAATGTATAA
- a CDS encoding methyl-accepting chemotaxis protein — protein MNWVAAGVGRKLQVAFILLLLIPSLVIGISSYHTAKTRIQGDMDSSIESSTEFLNELINSTIESEIKNVDFLSQSITASLYAGKQSPQLMDMIHRFQDAHPEITSAYVGTETGILISDGNDTLPPDYDPRKRVWYQKAMQNKEKPSISEPYIDITTKAVVVSIAKPVKDGSGVVGIDLNLANLSDIVKRAKVGEQGYAFILDQTKKIIVHPTLKSGDPIQEQTMSTLFEKDAGAYTYIENSEEKETVFTTNKLTGWKIAGTIATAEIENGVQGIFLTTVLTIVLSLLLGTVITYWVIQSITKPLKRLSTASDKISNGDLTERVDLKSKDELGQLGSHFNHMSESLQSVIHQVREKVESLAAASEQLMASSYETTKATEHISITVQEIAASSEEETKNVERMSGTITGMSETLQEIAQHTHATSASMAETSDIAAKGNEAIGTAVQQMNFIEGSVSELSHIIGHLHESMEQIDNFAKLITDISSQTNLLALNAAIEAARAGEHGRGFAVVADEVRKLAEQSSNSANSVTELIQLIRGKMETALRSMESSRKEVEKGIDVVTLAGESFTQIYGSINKINHEVHEVSASVKHITANTAQVVTSIRSVTQTVEQVSAGISEVSASTEEQLASMEEVSATATSLARMAEELEGIVKQFKA, from the coding sequence ATGAACTGGGTAGCAGCGGGTGTCGGAAGAAAGCTTCAAGTAGCATTTATCTTATTATTATTAATTCCGAGCCTGGTAATTGGCATATCTTCCTATCATACTGCCAAAACACGTATTCAGGGAGATATGGATAGTTCTATTGAAAGCAGCACAGAGTTCCTTAACGAATTAATTAATAGCACGATTGAAAGTGAAATAAAAAACGTGGACTTTTTATCCCAGTCTATTACCGCAAGTTTATATGCAGGTAAACAAAGTCCTCAATTAATGGATATGATTCACCGTTTCCAGGACGCGCATCCAGAAATCACCTCGGCGTATGTTGGTACGGAAACAGGGATCTTAATCTCAGACGGAAACGATACACTCCCGCCAGATTATGATCCGCGTAAGCGAGTCTGGTATCAAAAAGCGATGCAGAACAAAGAAAAGCCAAGCATTTCTGAACCATATATCGATATCACGACAAAAGCAGTGGTAGTAAGCATTGCAAAACCGGTGAAGGATGGAAGCGGAGTCGTTGGTATTGACTTAAACCTTGCCAATTTGAGCGACATTGTAAAGCGAGCAAAAGTCGGTGAACAGGGATATGCCTTTATTCTAGATCAAACAAAGAAAATAATTGTCCATCCGACTTTAAAGAGCGGAGATCCTATCCAGGAACAAACTATGAGCACGTTATTTGAGAAAGATGCAGGTGCGTACACTTATATAGAGAACAGCGAAGAAAAAGAAACGGTTTTCACAACGAATAAACTTACCGGATGGAAGATAGCAGGAACGATTGCTACTGCGGAGATTGAAAATGGCGTTCAAGGCATTTTTCTTACTACAGTTCTTACCATCGTTCTTTCCTTACTATTAGGAACTGTTATAACATATTGGGTTATTCAATCCATTACAAAACCACTTAAACGCTTAAGTACTGCTTCAGACAAAATCAGCAACGGTGATTTAACAGAGAGAGTAGATTTAAAATCCAAGGATGAGCTAGGGCAGTTAGGAAGCCACTTTAATCATATGAGTGAGTCTTTGCAATCTGTCATTCACCAGGTACGAGAAAAAGTAGAAAGCCTGGCTGCCGCATCAGAACAGCTTATGGCAAGCTCATATGAAACCACAAAAGCAACGGAACATATCTCGATTACGGTGCAAGAGATCGCAGCTAGCTCGGAAGAGGAAACAAAGAACGTAGAAAGAATGTCGGGGACAATTACTGGTATGTCTGAAACGCTGCAAGAAATCGCCCAGCATACCCATGCGACCTCCGCTTCAATGGCAGAAACCTCAGATATTGCTGCAAAAGGAAACGAAGCGATCGGAACAGCGGTACAGCAAATGAATTTTATAGAAGGATCGGTCTCCGAACTTTCGCATATTATTGGACATTTGCATGAAAGCATGGAACAAATCGATAATTTCGCGAAATTGATCACAGATATCTCCAGTCAAACGAATCTCTTAGCTCTCAATGCAGCCATTGAGGCAGCCAGAGCCGGAGAACACGGTCGCGGTTTTGCTGTTGTGGCTGATGAGGTAAGAAAGCTAGCTGAACAGTCTTCGAATTCAGCCAACAGCGTGACGGAGTTAATCCAGTTAATTCGCGGCAAAATGGAAACAGCCCTTCGGTCAATGGAGAGCAGCCGCAAAGAAGTAGAAAAAGGGATAGACGTTGTAACCCTTGCTGGAGAATCGTTCACACAAATTTATGGCTCAATCAATAAAATAAATCATGAAGTTCACGAAGTTTCCGCTTCCGTGAAGCATATTACAGCTAATACAGCACAAGTCGTGACTTCAATTCGCTCGGTAACACAAACGGTAGAACAAGTATCAGCAGGTATTAGTGAAGTATCAGCCAGCACAGAAGAACAGTTGGCTTCCATGGAGGAAGTCTCTGCTACGGCAACTTCTCTGGCTAGGATGGCTGAGGAGTTAGAAGGAATTGTGAAACAATTTAAGGCATAG
- a CDS encoding class I SAM-dependent methyltransferase, with protein sequence MKEREVQFNHIFEQWANEYDQTVVDRDGEYAEVFEGYEQILHRVVQELKLPVESRVLEIGVGTGNLTRLLLSKEWKVFGIDPSPDMRSIASQKLPNFTIQDGHFLSVPESVGRVDGIVSTYAFHHLTDEQKARAIQQLTDRLNDDGMIVFADTAYADEKAKQAIHQKVKEQKAFALLEDLRTEYYPLVSTMQHIFEGAGLDFASHQLNKYVWLFSGKKTAR encoded by the coding sequence ATGAAAGAACGCGAAGTGCAATTTAACCACATATTTGAACAATGGGCAAATGAGTACGATCAGACGGTAGTTGATAGGGATGGTGAATATGCGGAGGTTTTCGAAGGATATGAACAAATCCTGCATAGGGTAGTACAAGAACTGAAGCTGCCAGTAGAAAGTCGGGTATTGGAAATCGGTGTTGGTACTGGCAATTTGACCCGATTGCTGCTTTCTAAAGAGTGGAAAGTATTCGGAATTGATCCTTCGCCGGATATGCGAAGCATAGCCTCTCAGAAACTACCGAATTTTACAATACAAGACGGTCATTTTCTGTCTGTACCAGAATCTGTCGGGCGGGTAGACGGTATCGTTAGTACGTATGCATTTCATCATCTTACGGATGAACAAAAAGCGCGTGCTATCCAGCAGCTAACTGATAGGCTGAACGATGATGGAATGATTGTATTTGCTGATACAGCCTATGCCGATGAAAAAGCGAAGCAGGCAATACATCAGAAGGTAAAGGAACAAAAAGCTTTTGCATTGCTAGAGGATTTGAGGACAGAATATTATCCACTAGTTTCAACCATGCAGCACATTTTTGAAGGGGCAGGATTAGATTTTGCTTCCCATCAGTTGAATAAATATGTCTGGTTGTTTTCTGGAAAAAAAACTGCTCGATAA
- a CDS encoding DMT family transporter: MNLDWIKVFIAAFFEVFWVIGLKHAYDVWTWMGTAISIFISFYLMIMAGEKLPVGTVYAVFVGMGTAGTVFSEIVFFGEPFKLMKLLLILLLLGGVIGLKLVTKDKESNPEGAES; encoded by the coding sequence ATGAATCTGGATTGGATAAAGGTGTTTATCGCCGCATTTTTTGAAGTGTTCTGGGTGATAGGTCTTAAGCATGCTTATGATGTATGGACCTGGATGGGGACAGCTATATCAATTTTTATTAGTTTTTATCTTATGATTATGGCTGGCGAGAAGTTGCCGGTCGGTACTGTGTATGCTGTTTTCGTTGGAATGGGGACGGCCGGAACAGTGTTTTCCGAGATTGTGTTTTTTGGTGAACCATTTAAATTGATGAAATTGCTTCTGATTCTTTTGCTGCTAGGCGGTGTCATTGGATTGAAGCTGGTGACCAAAGACAAAGAGTCAAACCCGGAAGGAGCTGAATCATAA
- a CDS encoding DMT family transporter, which produces MAWVYLILAGIFEMVGVAMINKLHRDRNWQALVLLLAGFGASFLFLALAMETLPMGTAYAVWTGIGASGGAILGMVWYGESKEWRRVLFIAVVLSAAIGLKLIS; this is translated from the coding sequence ATGGCTTGGGTATACCTTATATTAGCGGGGATATTTGAAATGGTCGGTGTAGCCATGATTAATAAGTTGCACAGAGATCGAAATTGGCAGGCTCTTGTGCTGCTGCTCGCTGGATTTGGTGCAAGCTTCTTGTTTCTGGCGCTTGCGATGGAGACGCTACCAATGGGTACGGCTTATGCCGTATGGACAGGGATAGGGGCATCTGGAGGGGCTATTCTAGGCATGGTATGGTATGGGGAATCAAAGGAGTGGAGAAGGGTGTTATTTATTGCTGTAGTTCTTAGTGCAGCAATAGGACTAAAATTGATTTCCTAA
- a CDS encoding 50S ribosomal protein L11 methyltransferase has translation MQWIEYQLVFPSETDTESVMYLLGEKGFANSWVDESVEILRIPDGYDYKVKDTDVTIITYESIEDGVDMEEEAVRSLATLQRELASFGMRESSWREPDLQHADDWKAHFDIEEVSNELVLIPTWKQEEAEGKYGQKYRMIFEPGGAFGTGKHGTTQSCLRFIEQVDVEGKNILDVGAGSGILSVYCEIRGAASVLAVDINPSSPSEIEYLASLNGVRAPEVYVGDGNALLGESLYDVILINIGGEEAIRQADTCVHLVKKNGKLIVSGIVEWAEEDVRHAYEERGCVLEQRQVDEEWITLMFTAAK, from the coding sequence ATGCAATGGATTGAATATCAGCTTGTATTTCCGTCTGAGACAGATACCGAATCCGTTATGTACTTACTCGGGGAGAAGGGATTTGCGAACAGTTGGGTAGACGAGTCCGTAGAGATTCTTAGAATACCGGATGGCTACGATTACAAGGTTAAAGATACAGACGTTACGATTATTACATATGAATCAATTGAAGATGGAGTGGATATGGAAGAAGAGGCGGTACGCTCGCTTGCGACATTACAGCGTGAACTGGCTTCATTCGGTATGCGGGAGAGCAGCTGGCGAGAGCCGGATTTACAGCATGCGGATGATTGGAAAGCGCACTTTGACATTGAGGAAGTCTCAAATGAATTAGTACTAATTCCGACCTGGAAGCAGGAAGAAGCGGAAGGAAAGTATGGGCAAAAGTACCGGATGATATTTGAACCGGGTGGTGCATTTGGTACTGGTAAGCATGGAACAACTCAAAGTTGTTTGCGCTTTATCGAACAGGTTGATGTAGAAGGAAAAAATATATTGGACGTTGGTGCAGGTTCTGGTATTTTATCCGTTTATTGCGAGATACGGGGAGCGGCATCTGTTCTGGCCGTGGATATCAATCCATCTTCACCATCTGAAATTGAATATCTCGCTTCACTGAATGGAGTAAGAGCTCCGGAAGTGTATGTGGGGGACGGCAATGCACTGCTTGGAGAATCATTGTATGATGTAATCTTAATCAACATTGGGGGAGAGGAAGCCATTCGTCAGGCTGATACATGTGTACATCTCGTTAAGAAGAACGGAAAGTTAATCGTCTCAGGCATCGTAGAGTGGGCTGAAGAGGATGTACGTCATGCCTACGAAGAAAGAGGCTGTGTGCTTGAACAGCGGCAAGTGGATGAGGAGTGGATTACTCTTATGTTCACGGCGGCCAAATGA
- the ald gene encoding alanine dehydrogenase, with protein sequence MIVGVPKEIKNNENRVAITPAGVATLVHAGHEVLVETEAGVGSGFTNEEYVKEGAKIVQTAKEAWSADMVMKVKEPLAEEFQYFREGLVLFTYLHLAPEPALTKALVEKKVVAIAYETIQYDNGALPLLTPMSEVAGRMSVQIGAQFLEKSKGGKGVLLAGVPGVEAGRVTIVGGGIVGANAAKIALGMGAKVTLLDINPERLRQLDDQFQGRIQTLMSNPYNIAKAVKEADLLIGAVLIPGARAPRLVTEAMVKDMEPGSVIVDVAIDQGGSIETIDRITTHSEPTYVKHGVLHYAVANMPGAVARTSTMALTNVTVPYALQIANKGYVKASLESRPLARGINVIEGKVTYKAVAEALGYTYVDVNDILNNGTVAV encoded by the coding sequence ATGATTGTTGGCGTACCGAAGGAAATAAAAAACAATGAAAATCGCGTGGCAATTACACCTGCAGGCGTAGCCACTCTTGTACATGCCGGTCATGAGGTACTTGTAGAGACAGAAGCTGGAGTGGGAAGCGGTTTTACGAATGAGGAATACGTAAAAGAAGGCGCGAAAATTGTGCAAACCGCCAAAGAAGCGTGGTCGGCCGACATGGTCATGAAAGTAAAAGAACCGCTGGCGGAAGAATTCCAGTATTTCCGTGAAGGTCTTGTGCTCTTTACTTATTTGCATCTTGCTCCGGAACCGGCCTTGACGAAAGCGCTGGTGGAGAAGAAGGTCGTAGCGATTGCGTATGAAACGATCCAGTATGACAATGGTGCATTGCCGCTGTTGACGCCAATGAGCGAAGTAGCGGGCAGGATGTCTGTACAAATCGGTGCGCAATTCCTTGAGAAATCAAAAGGTGGTAAAGGGGTATTACTCGCTGGTGTTCCAGGTGTAGAAGCTGGTCGTGTAACGATTGTCGGCGGTGGTATCGTAGGTGCGAATGCGGCGAAAATCGCTCTCGGTATGGGTGCGAAAGTGACGTTGCTTGATATTAATCCAGAACGACTACGTCAGTTAGATGACCAGTTCCAGGGCCGTATTCAAACATTAATGTCTAATCCGTATAACATCGCAAAAGCTGTTAAGGAAGCGGATCTGCTCATTGGAGCCGTTCTTATTCCGGGAGCGCGTGCGCCTCGTCTTGTAACGGAAGCAATGGTAAAAGACATGGAACCGGGTTCCGTCATCGTTGACGTAGCTATCGATCAGGGCGGATCGATTGAGACAATTGACCGTATAACAACGCACAGTGAACCGACGTATGTAAAACATGGTGTACTTCATTATGCAGTAGCCAATATGCCGGGTGCTGTAGCCCGTACATCTACCATGGCATTGACTAATGTAACGGTACCGTACGCACTGCAAATCGCTAATAAAGGATATGTAAAGGCCTCTCTTGAAAGTCGTCCGCTGGCACGAGGCATTAACGTTATAGAAGGTAAAGTAACGTATAAAGCAGTAGCGGAAGCGCTCGGATATACGTATGTAGATGTTAACGATATTTTGAATAACGGTACAGTAGCCGTATAA
- a CDS encoding DUF6884 domain-containing protein: MKNRLCITPCGAAKIWDRYPEQGGVPAKEAYISAFGTACHTYADTFFDHWVILSAKHGFLFPTDIVPENYDLAFNSGSPDIISTEELKRQAKEKGLDTFDELVIVAGRKHIKVVQEVFGKDCMYRFPLQGCKGIGYMLQKLKKAVKENREID; encoded by the coding sequence ATGAAAAATAGACTTTGTATTACACCGTGCGGAGCGGCTAAAATATGGGACAGGTATCCTGAGCAGGGAGGCGTTCCAGCAAAGGAGGCGTATATTAGTGCCTTCGGAACCGCATGTCATACATATGCTGATACATTCTTCGACCACTGGGTTATTCTTTCGGCCAAGCATGGCTTTCTTTTCCCTACAGATATTGTTCCCGAAAACTACGACCTTGCATTTAACTCTGGTAGTCCGGATATTATTTCAACAGAAGAATTAAAACGGCAGGCGAAAGAAAAGGGATTGGATACTTTCGATGAACTTGTTATTGTGGCGGGCCGAAAGCATATAAAGGTCGTGCAAGAAGTATTCGGCAAAGATTGTATGTATCGCTTTCCTCTACAGGGCTGTAAAGGGATTGGATACATGTTGCAAAAGCTGAAAAAAGCTGTTAAAGAAAATAGAGAAATCGATTAG
- a CDS encoding DUF1540 domain-containing protein translates to MTNVTCTAEYCTHWAEGNLCSADKIVVKNIEGGREASSIDETKCETFILRQDDNAPTDEASSPHETTPQVAVGCTVDSCEYWGQGDRCIASHIDISGLDVKHEEGTACETFDS, encoded by the coding sequence ATGACAAACGTAACTTGTACCGCTGAATACTGTACGCATTGGGCCGAAGGAAACCTTTGTAGCGCCGATAAAATTGTCGTGAAAAATATCGAGGGTGGCCGGGAAGCATCCTCGATTGACGAAACAAAGTGCGAGACATTCATATTGCGGCAGGACGATAATGCCCCCACCGATGAAGCATCCTCACCACATGAGACAACACCTCAAGTGGCCGTTGGCTGTACCGTGGACTCCTGTGAGTACTGGGGACAGGGAGACCGATGCATAGCCAGCCATATCGATATCTCCGGCCTTGATGTTAAACATGAAGAAGGAACCGCCTGTGAGACGTTTGATTCCTAA